The following are encoded together in the Primulina tabacum isolate GXHZ01 chromosome 18, ASM2559414v2, whole genome shotgun sequence genome:
- the LOC142533402 gene encoding putative ribonuclease P/MRP protein subunit POP5: MVGFKNRYMLMEVLLDPNKDLMLDEPIIITQFNLSKAIKNSIQANFGECGLALSQNSFQVKYVNPITKVCIFRTSREEYQKVWAATTMVKSIGNCPVVFNLLDLSGSIRACKNIALKCDELKFEQYKLSAGDRLTADVHQHMRNCLEKIRVLEH, from the exons ATGGTGGGGTTTAAGAATAGATACATGTTGATGGAGGTGCTTCTTGATCCTAATAAAGATCTTATGTTGGATGAACCCATTATAATCACTCAATTCAATCTATCAAAAGCAATCAAAAATAGCATTCAAGCGAACTTTGGCGAATGTGGTCTAGCATTGTCTCAGAATTCTTTTCAAG TGAAGTATGTGAATCCAATTACAAAAGTCTGCATTTTTAGAACTTCCAGAGAGGAGTACCAGAAGGTTTGGGCTGCGACGACGATGGTTAAGAGTATAGGAAACTGTCCGGTGGTTTTCAACTTGCTTGATTTAAGTG GAAGCATCAGGGCCTGCAAAAACATTGCTTTAAAGTGCGATGAATTGAAGTTTGAACAATATAAATTATCTGCCGGTGATCGCTTGACTGCTGATGTCCACCAACATATGCGAAACTGCCTGGAGAAAATCAGAGTTTTGGAGCACTGA